A window of the Desulfopila inferna genome harbors these coding sequences:
- a CDS encoding GTP cyclohydrolase I FolE2: protein MKDIQSQLDHRRVNIKKVGVKTISYPITVLDKKNNHQHTVASLDMYVNLPHLFKGTHMSRFVEILNQFHGEIDLRSFKKILEEMKDRLDAEASHIEIRFPYFLRKEYQMGSLKSCRYDCRMHGSLEETDELEFCFNVPIFRPLKKKTLQGMPRSRGHWGNCTVTVKFKKFIWIEDLILLVEKAIYVTHQQGEDGLVDVYSVESLTEKISEKLSTLKELKWYSVVVENLGEGYSTFALLESGNEMSDYHRSSICF from the coding sequence ATGAAAGACATCCAGAGCCAGCTCGATCACAGACGGGTAAATATTAAAAAAGTCGGCGTAAAAACAATCTCGTATCCGATAACTGTTTTAGATAAGAAAAATAATCATCAGCATACCGTAGCCTCACTTGATATGTATGTGAACCTGCCCCACTTGTTTAAAGGTACGCATATGAGCAGATTTGTTGAGATTCTCAATCAGTTCCATGGTGAAATTGATCTTCGTAGTTTTAAGAAAATTCTCGAGGAAATGAAAGACCGACTCGATGCGGAAGCTTCTCATATCGAGATCAGGTTTCCTTATTTTCTGCGCAAAGAGTACCAGATGGGATCTCTGAAATCGTGTCGCTATGATTGTCGAATGCATGGTTCTCTTGAAGAAACAGATGAACTGGAATTCTGTTTTAATGTTCCGATTTTCAGACCGCTGAAGAAAAAGACCTTGCAGGGTATGCCAAGATCCCGGGGCCACTGGGGAAATTGCACTGTTACAGTCAAATTTAAAAAATTTATTTGGATCGAAGACCTGATCCTGCTCGTCGAAAAAGCCATTTACGTCACTCACCAGCAAGGAGAAGATGGTTTGGTCGATGTATACTCGGTTGAATCTCTAACGGAAAAAATCTCAGAAAAGCTCTCGACATTAAAAGAATTAAAGTGGTATTCTGTGGTCGTTGAAAATCTTGGTGAAGGATATTCAACCTTTGCCTTGCTTGAGTCCGGCAATGAGATGTCCGATTACCACCGGAGTTCTATCTGTTTCTGA
- a CDS encoding response regulator, producing the protein MKKILLVDDEENIRFIYEEELKEEGYEIISAANGMEALELFKEEKPDLVVLDIQMPGLNGIEVLRRMKTLDPSVPVILSSAYPEFKQDLGAWASEEYIVKSSDIQQLKDAVQRFIGK; encoded by the coding sequence ATGAAAAAGATACTTCTTGTTGACGATGAAGAAAATATCCGCTTCATTTATGAAGAAGAACTGAAGGAAGAAGGTTACGAGATTATTTCTGCCGCCAACGGTATGGAAGCACTAGAACTTTTTAAAGAGGAAAAGCCTGATCTCGTTGTCTTGGATATACAAATGCCAGGCCTGAACGGCATTGAGGTGTTAAGAAGAATGAAAACTCTGGATCCCTCTGTTCCTGTTATTTTGAGCAGTGCGTATCCTGAGTTTAAACAAGATCTCGGGGCTTGGGCATCGGAGGAGTACATTGTTAAATCTTCAGATATTCAACAATTGAAAGATGCCGTTCAGCGATTTATTGGAAAATGA
- the galT gene encoding galactose-1-phosphate uridylyltransferase produces MPELRKDPILGRWIIISQERSKRPTDFLVEKAEVTGGFCPLCAGNESTTPPEVFAFRDGIYGYKDTPGWQVRVVPNKYPALVIEGNLDKEGEGLYDKMNGIGAHEVIIESPRHEEDFAYFSPIQMSRVFQAYRNRITDLSMDKRFKYVMVFKNHGRAAGASLEHPHSQLIALPILPRMIVSELEGSLSYFRYKERCIFCDIIRQEIKQEVRVVCQNDQFITITPFAPRTPFEMWILPKNHSSSFRKADDSTLLSLADLFSETLTRLDRCIPNVPYNFVLHTQPVRTDSLEYFHWHFEIVPKLTSIAGFEWGSGFYINPMPPEEAAVYLRESL; encoded by the coding sequence ATGCCCGAGCTGAGGAAGGACCCGATACTGGGACGCTGGATTATCATATCCCAGGAACGCAGCAAACGACCGACGGATTTCCTGGTGGAAAAAGCCGAAGTGACCGGAGGTTTCTGTCCTTTATGTGCCGGCAATGAAAGTACAACACCACCGGAAGTCTTTGCCTTTCGGGACGGAATATATGGTTACAAAGACACGCCCGGTTGGCAGGTGCGGGTCGTACCGAATAAATATCCGGCCCTGGTAATCGAGGGCAATCTCGATAAAGAAGGTGAAGGGCTTTATGATAAAATGAATGGCATCGGGGCGCACGAGGTTATCATTGAAAGTCCTCGTCACGAAGAGGATTTCGCTTATTTTTCCCCCATCCAGATGTCTCGGGTATTCCAGGCTTACAGAAACCGGATCACGGATTTGAGCATGGATAAAAGGTTCAAGTACGTCATGGTTTTCAAAAACCATGGCAGGGCTGCAGGAGCGTCGTTGGAACATCCTCATTCCCAACTGATAGCCCTGCCGATACTGCCACGCATGATTGTTTCCGAACTAGAAGGTTCACTCTCCTATTTTCGCTACAAAGAACGCTGTATCTTTTGTGATATTATCAGGCAGGAGATAAAACAGGAAGTTCGCGTTGTCTGTCAAAATGATCAATTTATTACCATCACTCCTTTTGCTCCACGTACTCCTTTTGAAATGTGGATCCTCCCTAAAAATCATTCATCCTCATTTCGCAAAGCCGATGACAGCACGCTCCTCTCACTTGCCGATCTTTTTTCCGAAACACTGACGAGGCTGGACCGCTGTATCCCGAATGTTCCTTATAATTTTGTCCTGCATACGCAACCTGTACGTACAGATAGTCTCGAATATTTCCACTGGCATTTTGAAATCGTTCCTAAACTCACATCTATAGCCGGTTTCGAATGGGGTTCAGGCTTCTATATAAACCCCATGCCTCCCGAAGAAGCCGCTGTATATTTACGTGAATCTCTTTAA
- the dksA gene encoding RNA polymerase-binding protein DksA codes for MEKETLENFRKQLIQKREEIINEAGRTLSDMTDQNENVPDPNDRATIESGRSFELRIRDRERKLLSKIEAALQRVEDGEYGICDECGEEIGLKRLEARPVTTLCIDCKTLQETKERSQGK; via the coding sequence ATGGAGAAAGAGACGTTAGAAAACTTTCGCAAACAGCTTATTCAGAAGCGAGAAGAAATAATTAACGAAGCCGGAAGAACACTGTCCGATATGACGGACCAGAACGAAAATGTACCAGACCCCAATGACCGTGCTACCATCGAATCGGGAAGAAGTTTCGAACTTCGGATCAGGGACCGCGAGAGAAAACTGCTCTCAAAAATTGAAGCTGCTCTACAAAGAGTGGAAGATGGTGAGTATGGTATTTGTGATGAGTGCGGTGAGGAGATAGGTCTTAAGCGCCTGGAGGCTCGTCCGGTAACAACTCTCTGCATCGACTGCAAAACTCTTCAGGAAACGAAAGAGAGGTCCCAGGGGAAATAG